Proteins encoded in a region of the Zea mays cultivar B73 chromosome 4, Zm-B73-REFERENCE-NAM-5.0, whole genome shotgun sequence genome:
- the LOC103655550 gene encoding serine/threonine-protein kinase tricorner, which translates to MKLSDFGLCKPIDCSKLSTLSEDEPMGDDNMRESMDIDSSLSNTANGRRWRSQHEQLQHWQMNRRKLAFSTVGTPDYIAPEVLLKKGCGMECDWWSLGAIMYEMLVGYPPFYADDPITTCRKVCFSSAFIWLSSIVLSY; encoded by the exons ATGAAGCTGTCAGATTTTGGGCTGTGCAAGCCAATTGACTGTTCAAAGCTCTCAACGTTGAGTGAAGATGAACCCATGGGTGATGACAACATGAGGGAATCAATGGATATTGATAGTTCTTTGTCCAATACAGCAAATGGTAGAAGATGGAGAAGTCAACACGAACAGCTTCAGCACTGGCAGATGAACAGAAGAAAACTG GCATTCTCAACTGTTGGGACACCAGATTATATTGCTCCAGAGGTTCTGCTGAAGAAGGGATGTGGAATGGAATGTGATTG GTGGTCTCTAGGCGCGATCATGTATGAGATGCTAGTTGGGTATCCACCATTTTATGCCGATGATCCAATAACTACATGCCGAAAGGTTTGTTTTTCATCGGCATTTATTTGGCTCAGTTCTATTGTTTTATCTTATTAA
- the LOC103653751 gene encoding chloride channel protein CLC-f isoform X1, producing the protein MLCGAVSVVFDRLVGWFSRFFGHIKEKFDFPIIVYPALGGLGAGIIALKYPGILYWGFTNVEEILHTGKSASAPGIWLLTQLTAAKVVATALCKGSGLVGGLYAPSLMIGAAVGAVFGDSAAYLINSSLPGNAAVAQPQAYALVGMAATLASVCSVPLTSVLLLFELTKDYRILLPLMVARMQLSGLASNRPQPLFIPRVCGADELVDVY; encoded by the exons ATGCTATGTGGAGCGGTCAGTGTGGTGTTTGATAGATTGGTTGGATGGTTTTCAAGATTCTTTGGGCACATAAAGGAAAAGTTTGATTTCCCTATAATAGTGTACCCTGCTTTGGGTGGGCTGGGAGCTGGTATCATAGCTCTGAAATATCCAGGGATCTTATACTGGGGTTTCACAAATGTTGAAGAAATATTGCATACTGGGAAAAGTGCTTCTGCTCCTGGTATCTGGTTGTTAACTCAACTGACAGCTGCAAAGGTAGTTGCAACTGCTCTCTGCAAGGGCTCTGGGCTTGTGGGAGGACTATATGCTCCAAGCCTGATGATTGGGGCTGCTGTTGGAGCTGTTTTTGGGGATTCAGCTGCTTATTTAATAAATTCATCTTTACCTGGTAATGCTGCTGTTGCACAGCCACAAGCTTATGCTCTG GTTGGAATGGCTGCTACACTAGCTTCAGTCTGTTCAGTCCCATTGACTTCAGTACTGCTTCTCTTTGAGCTGACAAAGGATTACAGGATTTTGCTTCCTCTCATG GTCGCTCGAATGCAACTGTCCGGCCTAGCATCCAATCGACCTCAACCACTCTTCATCCCACGTGTGTGTGGAGCTGATGAACTTGTCGATGTGTACTGA
- the LOC103653751 gene encoding eukaryotic translation initiation factor 3 subunit E isoform X2, protein MQLASYTDVEIIQVLSMSKLGYDGVVALLVADISPSIGPDQIEALYQYAKFQFECGNYSGAADYLYQYGALCTNSERNVSALWGKLAAEILMQNWDLALEELNRLKEIIDSKNFSSPLNQLQNRIWLMHWALFIFFNHIRYLNAIQTNAHHLIRYLATAVVVHKRRRNMLKELIKVIQQEHHSYKDPVTEFLECLYVNYVVVGFGTITGVI, encoded by the exons ATGCAGCTAGCCAGCTACACTGATGTAGAGATCATTCAG GTTCTAAGCATGAGCAAGCTGGGTTATGATGGTGTTGTGGCACTGCTGGTTGCTGATATATCACCTTCA ATCGGTCCTGACCAGATTGAAGCTCTGTATCAGTATGCCAAATTTCAGTTTGAGTGTGGTAACTACTCAGGGGCTGCTGATTACCTTTACCAGTATGGTGCTTTGTGCACAAACAGTGAGCGAAATGTGAGTGCCCTCTGGGGAAAGCTGGCAGCAGAAATCCTAATGCAGAACTGGGACCTAGCTTTGGAGGAACTCAACCGCTTGAAGGAAATAATTGATTCAAAG AACTTCTCATCACCTCTGAATCAGCTCCAGAACAGGATATGGCTGATGCATTGGGCTCTGTTCATCTTCTTTAACCATATCAG GTACTTGAATGCTATACAGACAAATGCACACCATCTTATTAGGTATCTAGCTACTGCAGTTGTTGTCCACAAAAGGAGAAGGAATATGCTTAAAGAGTTGATTAAGGTCATTCAACAGGAGCACCATAGCTACAAGGATCCCGTAACTGAATTTCTGGAATGCTTATATGTTAActatgtagttgtgggctttggAACAATAActggagtgatatga